The region ATCGCGGAAAGTCTACAACATAGGTAATAAACTGGCTGCCTAAAAAAGCATTGTAAGTAAATGGCGTCAAACCACTGTAGTCGAGCCGATACAGACCGCGCCCGGTACCCAGCCAAAGCCCGCCCTGATTAGAAGGAGTCAGAGTGAAGACCTGAGTCTGACGAAACTCACGATTTGGGATAGCAAGCAGTTTGTCATCTTCATAAATGACTACGCCACGACCAGTACCGAGGAACAACCGCTCTCCGATGAACTCCATGTCATGAATTTCCACCCCGTTTAGCTGAGACGCACTGATCACAGGTTCGTAATTATCATTGCTATCAAGCCGGCCTACTCCCTCTCGGGTAGCAATCCATACGTTACCTTGCAAGTCTTGTGTGATCGCAGAAATAGCCTGTTCCCGCTGCGTGCCGACAGAGAAACGCTCTACCCGTCCGGCATGTGCCAGCCACAGGCCCTCGTTAATACTGGCCATCCACACATTACCATCGTCATCAATAAAAATGTCGGTAAACCAGATCCCCTGATCCAATTGCGCCAACTCAACATATTGCCACTGGCCACCACTTTCTTTGTACAACAGCCGGCCATAGGTAGATACCCACATGCCACCTTGCTGATCACTCAAAAACTTATAGGTGGCGTTATTACCAATCTCATCGTATCGCCTGAGCACCTCATCAAAGTCGAGAAAATACGCACCCAACTGCGAAGCGAGGAAAAGCTTACCGTCAATCCAAGCCAGATCATGAATATTGGTTTGCGCCAGCTGACGTGGCAATGATATTTTGCTGGAGAGCTCCAGCCGCATGTCATTGGAGCCCATAGACTGGGACTCACTAATCCGTAATAAGTGACGCTCGTTAACCAACCAAATACCTTGCGGAGACGAGGTCATTTTTGTTACTGAACCGACGATTTGGCTAATATGTGTAAGGGAGAGCTTCTTATTATCGATGTTGTTTTGTGCAAGAGTCAGGCGTTTTGCAGATACATAATATAAGCCGTTCGCCGCGACCCAGATATTACCATGATGATCTTCAAGAATATCTCTGACTTCACCCTGGACTTCAAAACGCTCTGTTTTAAGGGTTTGTGGATTTAACCGGGTTACCCCTCTGCGGGTGCCAATCCAAAGCATACCAAAGCGGTCAACGAAGAGTTTATTAACCGCATTACTGTCCAGAAACTCACTATTTTGCGTTGTGTAATTGCTGAACTGCAAACCGTCGAATCGGCTTAGCCCGAATTGTGTACCAAGCCAGATATAGCCTTGTTGGTCCTGAACCACACTCTTGATACTTTGCGATGGCAGGCCATTTTGCATACTCCACTGTTTAACAACATAATCATTAATTGCCGCATTCACACCTGTGGTGAATATGCATAGCAACAGTAGAAGTATAAATCGCATAGGCTCCCTCTTCGTACCCGTAATTAAATTAGCCGCCCAGGACACCTGTTTTAAACAAAGCTTGCAAACAAATCAATGAAAATATCCCGGCAAGCAGGTCATCAGCCATAATCCCCAAACCACCATGCAGCTTTCTATCCAGTATCCGAATTGGGCCGGGCTTGGCAATATCAAAAAAGCGAAATAATAAAAAACCGACCAGCAGTGACTGCCAGCTAATTGCAGCCCCTATCATAGTGATATAAAACCCGGCGACTTCGTCCCACACGATTGCAGGGTGATCATGTACACCAACATCACGAGCGGTTTTGCCACAAATCCAAAATCCCGCCAGGCTTATCAAAACGGCTAAAGAGATCTGCATCCACAACGGCTGCCCATTGTCAGCAGAATAAATGGTAGCGCTGCCAAAGTACCAAAAGTACCGGGGGCTTTAGGTGCTAATCCTAAACCAAACCCCAGCGCTAAAAAATGATGCGGGCGTTTAAGGTTGAATGATAACGGCTTATTCAAACCTGCTCCTAATTAAAAGTGTTGATAACCGCTACGCGGTAATGGGCATTTTTCTCCCGCTTGCAGCAATTCAAGTTTGCCGACTGACGCGGTAATTTGACCGATACATACAGGGTCTACACCATACTGACGAAGACGTGCCTCTACGGCACCTTTGTTACTGTCGTTCACCGTAAATAACAATTCATAGTCATCGCCATACGCTAACCCCAACTCATGGCGCAAAGATTCAGGCTCTAATTGCTGCAGAGTGTGTGACATCGGTACATCTTCAACATTAACCAAGGCGCCCACACCTGATTTGTTCAAGATGTGCTGCAAGTCGGCCAGTAAGCCATCCGAAATATCGATGCAGGCAGTTGCCATACCTCGTAACACTTGTCCAGCCGCCACTCTTGGAGTTGGAAAATGTAACTTTTCTTCGAGACGCTTTAGCTGAGTAGCCTCTATCGGTAGCTGACGTTTACGCGCTTCAATCGCCAAAGCCGCATCGCCCAGCTCGCCGGTGACATAGATCCAGTCGCCCACTTTAGCACCTGAGCGTGTCAGTGCTTTGTCGTTTGGAATGATCCCTTTGGCACAAATGGTGATGGTCAGCGGCCCCTGGGTGGTATCCCCGCCTATCAGCTGAACATTGTAATACTCAGCAATTTCATGCATGCCTTCGGTGAATGCTTCCAGCCAATCCATATCGACCTTGGGCAGCGTTAAGCCTATGGAAATCCAAGTCGGCTCTGCGCCCATCGCAGCAAGATCGCTGAGATTAACAGCTAAGGCTCTATGACCTAATGCTCTGGGTGGAATGTCTTCGAAAAAGTGTACACCGGCAACCAGGGTGTCTGTGGTAATGGCAAGTTGGTGCTTGTCAGGAACCGTCACTATGGCACAATCATCACCAATGCCAACCTTTACATCACGACGCGCAATGCCACGCCCCTTGAAGTAATGGTTGATTAACTCAAATTCCTTCATACATTAAAAAAGCCGGCCCATGCCGGCTCTCCTCACGGTCTCGATTACTTGCGGATTATCTTAACCGCTTTGTCCAGTACGCCGTTGACAAATTTGTGACTGTCTTCGGCACCAAACATTTTCGCCAGCTCAATCCCTTCGTTAATGGCGACTTTGTAAGGGACGTCTTCGCGGAACTTTAACTCGTAGATGCTGACGCGTAATACGGCTTTTTCAACCATATCCAGGTCATCAAATGGACGAGACAAATGTGGAGTCATCAACTCATCTAGCTGTTTGCAGTTTACTGCAACACCACGTGCCAGATCCTTGAAGTACTCTACATCAACCTTTGAAACGTCGTTTTCGATCAGCATTTGCTGCTCGATATCAGCAATGGGGTTGCCACTTAGCTGCCAAGAATATACTGCCTGAAGGGCAAGAACACGCGCCTTACGTCTAGCTGCTGGTTTCACTGAGATTCCTCTTAAATTTGCTCTAACACGTTCACCATTTCTAGTGCACCAAGTGCAGCTTCGCCACCCTTGTTGCCCATTTTGGTTCCCGCGCGTTCGATGGCTTGCTCAATACTTTCCGTGGTTAACACACCAAAGGCCACTGGGATGTCGTAGTCCATAGATACGCTCGCCAGACCCTTGTTCGACTCATTTGCAACCAGGTCAAAATGAGGGGTACCACCACGAATGATCACACCTAATGCAATAATGGCATCGTGCTCTTTTTTCATTGCAACACGCTTTGCCGCCAAAGGTAATTCCACAGCACCCGGTACATACACGACAGTGATGTCCTCGTCTTTTACGCCACCTGTGCGTTTCAACTCATCAACAGCACCTTCTAACAGGCTGCTACCGATAAAGTCATTAAAACGAGAGATGACAATGGCAAATTTCTTGCCCGGTGCGTATTTATTACCTTCGATGATTTTCATTAGATGATTCCTAATCTAGTATAAGCAATTGCCAAATTGAGGCGCATAATAGCATAGAAAAAGACGAAACGCCTACAGGGAAATCCCCGTCAGGCGCCCGTACTGCTATCAGTAAATTATTGAGGTTCGACGTAATCGACCACTTCTAAGTGGAAACCTGACAGAGCATGATATTTTTTCGGCAAGCTCATCAGGCGCATCTTGCTGATCCCCAGATCAGCAAGAATTTGTGAGCCTACCCCCACAGTTCTGGAGGTGCCCTGAAACTTACGATAATTAGGCTTTTCACCGGCATCTTCTGCTGCAAACGCCTTAACTAATTGCTCCAGGTCTTCTGTTTTCTCTTGTTTGCCCAGAATAACCAGGACACCATTGTTTTCAGCAATGTATTTCATTGCCCCATGCAGTGTCCAGCTACGGTCTGCACTGCGGTCAGATAACAAGGTATCGTTAAACGTGCTTTGCAGGTGAACTCGCACTAAAGTGGCGTCATCAGTACTTACTTCACCTTTCAATAACGCATAATGCAGCTGATTATCTATGGTGTCTTTGTAAGTCACCAAATTAAACTCACCATATTCTGTGGGCAACTTACACTCTGCAACTTTTTCAATCGTCGTTTCATTAAGGTTACGATATTCGATTAAATCGGCGATAGTGCCAATTTTGATGTCGTGCTCTTTAGCAAACACTTCAAGTTCCGGACGTCTCGCCATTGTGCCATCAGGATTGAGGATCTCGACAATCACTGAGGATGGCTCAAGGCCCGCCAGACGCGCTAAGTCACAGCCTGCCTCCGTATGGCCCGCACGGGTTAACACGCCACCAGGCTGCGCCATGATCGGGAAAATATGACCTGGCTGCACAATATCTTCTGGTACGGCACCTTTAGCAACAGCCGCCTGCACTGTACGGGCACGGTCTGCTGCCGAGATACCTGTGGTCACGCCTTTCGCAGCCTCAATCGACATAGTGAAATTGGTTGAGAACTGGGCGCCGTTATTTTTTACCATCAAGGGCAGGTCTAGCTGTTGACAACGCTCTTGCGTCATAGTCAAACAGATCAGGCCGCGGCCATAGGTCGCCATAAAGTTAATAGCTTCTGGCGTGATATGCTCTGCCGCAATGATCAGATCGCCTTCATTTTCCCGGTCTTCATCGTCCATCAGAATCACCATTTTACCGGCTTTAATGTCATCGATGATTTCTTGTGCGCTGTTTAAGCTCATAATCTTCCCGTTAGTAAGTGCGTTATTGGCAAGTTATTTAATAAAGCCAGCTTTGGCCAACAAGCTGGTTGTGAGAGTTGATTGCTCAGTTTCGGTCGGTACTCCGTGGACCAGTCTTTCCAGGTAGCGCGCTATCTGGTCTACTTCCAGGTTGAGTAATGTACCCACTTTAAAGTCTGCAATGGTAGTCTCTTGTGCAGTGTGTGGCACTATCGTCAGCTTGAACTTGTCTTCGTCCAGCTCATTGACCGTCAGACTGATCCCATCAATAGCCACTGAGCCTTTATACGGAATGTATTTCATTAGGTGTGCTGGTGCTTTGAGCCAGTATTCTGTGGCACGCGCGTTCGGTTTAACGGCAACCACTTCTGCAACACCGTCCACATGGCCAGATACCAAGTGGCCACCGAGCCGAGAAATCGGCTGGAGTGCTTTTTCCAGGTTAACTCTCTGGCCAACCTGGTACTCACCGAAGCGCGTCAGCTTGAGCGTTTCATTTGAAACGTCGGCACGAAAGCCATCAGCGAATTTCTCAATAACAGTCAGGCAAACACCATTGGTGGCGATACTGTCACCCAGCTGCACATCATCCATATTCAAGGTGGTGCTGGTAACCCGAGCACTCAGGTCCCCCTGTTTGAGCACGAGCTCTGTTAGTGTGCCTGTTGCTTCAATGATACCTGTAAACATAATGCCTTAGTTACCTTTTTTATGTGCCGTTATGCGGATATCCGTACCTATCGGTGTCATCTCTGTGAGCGTTAACTCTGTGACCTGGCTCATTGCCTGTAAAGGTGCACTATTAAACAAATCTTTGCCGTCTGTGCCGATAATTTTAGGTGCCAGATAAATCAAATATTCATCAATGAGGCCCTGCTGATGCATGGCCCCCGCTAAGGTCGCGCCGCCCTCAAGCCAGACCTGATTAATGTTCCGCTCGGCCAGCGCCGCCAGCGCCGCGTGCAGATCAATTTTGCCTGCACGGATCTTAATCTTAATTTGCTCTACGAAATGTGGCCAGTTGTGCTGATTATCAAGGTCTGAACGCAAAATAACGACTGGCGCGGCTATTTTAAACAGGGCCAGTTCCGGATGAAGACGGTTTTGTGAGTCAATAATCACCCGAACGGGTTGCCGCCATTGCTCCACGGGTCGCTCGATATCGGTCAGTTCTTCAGCGCGAACATTGAGCCGAGCATCATCCACCAGTACCGTATCAGCACCCGTCAAAATTGCACAACTTTGCGCCCGTCCCAGCTGTACATCTCGCCGTGCCGCTGGCCCTGTGATCCATTTACTCTCACCATTGCCCAGTGCCGTTTTGCCATCCAGACTCGCAGCCAACTTACAGATAACATACGGCAGGCCTAGCTCCATCCGTTTTAAGAAACCTTTGTTGAGTGCTCGTGCCTGTTCTTCAAGCAATCCGGAAGCAGTTTCTATACCCGCATCATTGAGCATAGTAAGTCCTCGCCCTGCAACCTCGGGGTTAGGATCCACCATCGCAGCAATGACTTTACTGACGCCCGCTTCGATCAGACCTTTTGCGCAAGGTGGTGTACGACCGTAGTGACTACATGGTTCAAGTGTTACATAGGCCGTCGCGCCCTGAGCCTGCTCAGCAGCCTCCCGCAGAGCGTGCACTTCCGCATGAGGCTCACCAGCGCGTAAGTGAAACCCCTCACCGACAATTTCGCCGTTATTAACTATCACACAGCCGACATTGGGGTTAGGTGTGGTCGTAAAACGGCCCTGTTTAGCCAGCTCAATGGCGCGCGCCATAAAAGTACGATCGGCTTGTGTAAAACTCATTCGTCCCCCAACCGGGCTATTTCTTCGCCAAATTCTTTCACATCTTCAAAGCAACGATATACCGAAGCGAAACGCACATAGGCCACTTTATCGAGCTTTTTAAGTGCTTCCATGATGCATTCACCCACTAGTTGACTGGGCACTTCTCGTTCACCGGTAGCACGCAATTGAGATTTAATCTGATGAACCACTTCTTCTATCTGCTCAGTGCTTACAGGGCGCTTTTCAAGCGCTCGATGCAAACCATTTTGCAATTTATCTTCATTAAAGGGTTCTCTGGAGCCATCTTGTTTGATCACTCTGGGCATCACCAATTCGGCACCTTCAAACGTGGTAAAACGTTCGTGACATAAAATACACTCACGCCTCCTGCGCACCTGATGGCCCGAGCCTACTAACCGTGAATCTATCACTTTGGTTTCTTTTGCCGTACAAAAAGGACAGTGCATAAACACTCACTATGAAAAACTGACAAACGCCCAATCCTCGTTGCTAAGGTTGCATCATGGTTTGGGTCAATTGTTGCCAGTATATCAAGATAGTGGCCATTGATGCACATAAAAAAAGGCTGCCCAAATGGCAGCCCTTTTGTATACAACGTCGTGTTCTGTATCGCTTAGGCGTATACAGGCAGTTTAGCGCAAATCGCTTTTACTTTTTCTTTGACCTGCGCCTGAACCGCTTCGTCTTCGATGTTGTCCAGTACATCACAGATCCAGCCAGCCAGCTCGCCCGCTTCAGCTTCTTTAAAGCCACGACGTGTGATAGCCGGTGAACCAATACGTAAACCAGACGTCACAAACGGAGAACGCGGGTCGTTTGGAACAGAGTTTTTATTCACAGTAATGTTGGCACGGCCAAGCGCCGCATCTGCATCTTTACCCGTGATGTCTTTGTCGATCAGATCAAGCAGGAACAAGTGGTTGTCTGTCTTACCAGACACGACTTTATAGCCACGCTCCTGAAGCACTGCAACCATTGCCTGTGCATTTTTAACCACTTGTGTCTGATATGCTTTGAAGTCATCTTGTAAAGCTTCTTTGAACGCAACAGCTTTAGCAGCAATCACGTGACACAGAGGACCACCCTGGCCACCAGGGAATACTGCGCTGTTGAGCTTTTTATAGATGTCTGCATCACCACATGCCGACAGGATCAAACCACCACGAGGACCCGCCAGCGTTTTGTGTGTTGTTGTTGTAACAACATGCGCATGTGGGATTGGGCTTGGGTAGATACCTGCCGCAACCAAACCCGCTACGTGTGCCATATCAACTAACAGGTAAGCGCCCACTTTATCAGCGATTTCACGGAATTTAGCCCAGTCAACAATACCTGAGTAGGCAGAGAAACCACCGATGATCATTTTTGGCTTATGCTCCAGCGCCAAAGCTTCAACCTGTGCGTAGTCGATTTCGCCAGTCTCTTCGTTCAGACCATACTGAACCGCATTGTAAGTTTTACCAGAGAAGTTCACATGTGAACCGTGTGTCAGGTGACCACCGTGCGCCAGGCTCATGCCCAGAACGGTGTCATGTGGCTGAAGTAACGCCTGGAAAACAGCAGCATTTGCCTGAGAACCAGCGTGCGGCTGAACGTTTGCATAATCACAGCCGAACAGTTCACATGCACGGTCAATCGCCAGTTGCTCAACCACATCAACGTGTTCACAGCCACCGTAATAACGCTTACCCGGATAACCTTCAGCATATTTGTTTGTTAACTGCGATCCCTGAGCCTCTAGTACGCGCGGGCTACAGTAGTTTTCAGACGCGATAAGCTCAATGTGCTCTTCCTGACGGGTCGTTTCCGACTGGATCGCTTGAAATAGTTCAGGGTCAAAATCTGCAATATTCATGTTACGTTCTAACATGGTGTCTCCTAGGTACACGTAAGATTGGTTTTTGAAGGCTTGATTGTACGCAAATTGCGGCCATTTGCCTATGAATTCGGCGTGAGCCTATTTAATCAAGGATTGAATTTATTTCACAGTGTTTAGGGGATGATATTTTCTTATTTAAACATTTATATTTTTTATGAAAATCTATAGATACATTTTAAATTGAAATCTATAAAAGTTCCCCTTTGGTGGCTATACCAGCTCACCAAACTGGGGAACTGAGTATAGGTTATTGTTTGAGGCGCGCCAGCACAGCATCTTTTAAAGCGCCGTAATCGGCTTGCAGGGGCTCTGCAAGACAAGGCTTCTCAAGGGCACTCGCCAGCGCCTCTGGCATTTCAATCGCCTGACCTAGCACAGCTTCCACTGTCTCCCTAAATTTCGCAGGGTGTGCTGTCGCAAGAAAAATTCCCGTCTCATCGGGCTGGCCATCAAGCGTGAGTCCTTCATAAGCAATAGCTGTATGAGGTTCCGTCACATATCCCGCCTTTGCTACCTGGCACATCACTTCCTGTGTTCTTTCCTCAGACACCGAACGTGAATAAAACTCATATTTAGGAAAGTACCCCTGATCTAACATGGACTCAACACGAGGCCAATTATTAGGTTTACTCACATCCATAGCGTTGGAGATAGACTCCAAAGTCGCGTTAGGCTGCCACTGACCAGACGCAATATATCGGGGTACGGTATCATTTTGATTGGTCGTTGCGCTCAGACGCTTAACAGGCAAACCCAGAGCTGCGGCTATCATTGCAGCACACACGTTACCGAAATTACCGCTCGGCACTGAGACATGAACCTTGTCTCGCAGGGTCGGTGTAAGCTGAGCAAATGCCTCAAAGTAGTAGCAAACCTGCGCCAATAAACGGCTAATATTGATTGAATTTGCTGAGTTCAAACCTAAAGTCCGCTTAAATTCATCATCCAGAAAAGCTTGTTTTACCAATGCCTGACAATCATCAAAGCTGCCCTCCACGGCATAACAATGAATATTATCACCCAGCGTAGTGAATAGCTTTTGCTGTGCCAGAGAAATTTTGCCCTGTGGATAGAGGATCACCACGTCAACATTGGGCATTTGGTAAAAAGCATGGGCCACCGCTGCACCGGTATCACCACTGGTTGCAGTCAAAATAGTCACTCGCTCCCCCTGGCTGAAGGCACCTATGCACTGTGCCATAAACCGGCCACCAAAATCCTTAAACGCCAGCGTTGGACCGTGAAAGAGTTCCAGGCAATATTTATTTTCTTCAACTTGTACTAAGCGAGCTGGAAAATCAAATGCCTGCTCGCACATGTTTTGCAATGAATCCAGGGGTAACTCATCCCCTATCAGGTGTTTCAGAAGGGCCGCGCTGCGTTGTGCAAATGGCTGCGTCAGTAAACCATCGATGTCACCCAGGGGCTTAAGTTCAGTAGGGAAGAATACCCCCTGATTTCGACCCAGACCGGTTTTAACCGCTTCGACAAAGGACACTACCTGAGTATCGTCTTTTAAGTTAACCAGTTTCATCCTACTCTCCTTCCTTTATTTCTCTAGTACCTTGTGGGTCCAATCGGCAAATATGGCTGAAGCCATGTTCATTCAAATAATGTTGTTGTAGCCATAACTGACAACGCTTTGCATCCTGCTCATTTGCGCACAAAGCAAACAAGGTTGGCCCGGCACCTGAAATGCTCACGGTGAGTGCACCCAACTCTGGCAAACTCAATTTCGCTTCGGCATACCCTTTAATTAAAGGTGCCCGGTGTGGCTCGGCAATATCATCACGCATCAAAGCGAGCGCGTCATTAAAGCGGTGCTGTGCCATCAGCAGAGTAAAGGTACTCAAACGCTGAGCAAACTCCACCGCATTGTGAGTTGCCAGCTGCGGCGGTAAAACGGCTCTGGCCGCTGCCGTGTTTAAAGCAAACCCCGGGTAAGCCACGACCAGTCGCCAGCGCTCATCAAAAGGCAAACTCATAGCTCTGTCAGGTACCAGCTCGGCAGTTAACTGTAATCCACCCAGATAACAAGGGGTAATATTATCGTAGTGACGTGCCCCGCTGACCTTGCCCTCGAAATCGGCCATCAACTCAATCATCTGGGTTTGAGACAAGCGAGTCTGGGCAAACGCATCAAGGGCTGCAAATGTAGCTACTACAGAGCAGGCACTGGAACCCAGGCCTGACCCTATCGGTAAGCGCTTTTCTAATGTCAATTTAACACCGGGCATATTTGCTGCTACATGCGCTCTAAAGTGCACCAGGCACTGATAAGCCAGATTTTCCTCAGCGGCCGCCGGGAGCTTGGCGGCATAGCGCCCGACACATTCGAAACTGTCTTGCTCAGCAGCTTCTGCGCTAACCACATCTCCCAGCAAAGTCCCATCAAGCGGTGCGATCGCAGCGCCCAAAGAGTCGAAGCCGATACAAAAGTTACCAATGGATGCTGGTGCAAAAAATCGTTTCATAACTCCCTCCTAGCGCGTCAGAGTTTTTAAAATATCGGCAAACACGCCAGCTGCTGTGACTTCAGCCCCGGCACCATAACCCCGGATCACAAAAGGTTTTGGCTGATAATACTGGCTCAGTATTGCAAGGGCGTTTTCTCCGTCACGAATATCTGACAAAGCGTGTGCTTTATCGACCGCCTCAATGCCAACCCGACAGCATCCCCCCTCAATCGTGCCAACATAACGCAGTACTTTTCCTTCACTGGCAGCACTGTCAATACGATCCGCAAATGCACCATCCAGCTCGTGTAATCTCGTCATAAATTCATCAACCGAGCTACCTGCTGCGAAGTCGACAGGCACCACGGGCTCGACATCGATGTCTGACAGTTCCAGTGCAAGCCCTGACTCACGAGCGATAATGAGAAGCTTGCGCGCCACATCCGTGCCTGACAAGTCATCTCGTGGGTCCGGCTCAGTAAAACCGCTTTGTTTTGCTTTGGCTGTGGCTTCGGACAGACTCAGACCGTCCTCCAGTTCACCGAAAATATAGGACAATGAACCCGACAGAATGCCACTGAAAGACAGCAACTCATCGCCCGCGCCAAAAAGTAATTGCAGGTTGTCCAGTACCGGCAGACCGGCCCCTACATTCGTCTCGTATAAAAAGCGTCGGCCCTTTTGCTGTGCCACCTGCTGCAATGCCTGATAGTAACCATAATCGCTGGTGTTAGCCTTTTTGTTCGCCGCTACAACATGGAACCCGGCCGCCAAAAAATCATGATATTGATCGGCCAGCTGCTGAGAAGAACTGCAATCAACTATCACAGGGTTGATCAAGTGATTGCGGCGCACAAACGCTTCCAGACTGCCCAGATCAAATCCTTGCTTAGCACCTGCCAGAGCTTGTTGCCAGCTATCAAACGGCACCCCCTGCTCGTTCAGATAGCAGTGCTTTGAATTGGCCACGCCGTAGAGGTTCAGTTTTATGTTGCGCTCGGCAAGCCAGGTTTGCTGACGCTGCA is a window of Pseudoalteromonas sp. R3 DNA encoding:
- the thiL gene encoding thiamine-phosphate kinase; its protein translation is MKEFELINHYFKGRGIARRDVKVGIGDDCAIVTVPDKHQLAITTDTLVAGVHFFEDIPPRALGHRALAVNLSDLAAMGAEPTWISIGLTLPKVDMDWLEAFTEGMHEIAEYYNVQLIGGDTTQGPLTITICAKGIIPNDKALTRSGAKVGDWIYVTGELGDAALAIEARKRQLPIEATQLKRLEEKLHFPTPRVAAGQVLRGMATACIDISDGLLADLQHILNKSGVGALVNVEDVPMSHTLQQLEPESLRHELGLAYGDDYELLFTVNDSNKGAVEARLRQYGVDPVCIGQITASVGKLELLQAGEKCPLPRSGYQHF
- the nusB gene encoding transcription antitermination factor NusB, translated to MKPAARRKARVLALQAVYSWQLSGNPIADIEQQMLIENDVSKVDVEYFKDLARGVAVNCKQLDELMTPHLSRPFDDLDMVEKAVLRVSIYELKFREDVPYKVAINEGIELAKMFGAEDSHKFVNGVLDKAVKIIRK
- the ribE gene encoding 6,7-dimethyl-8-ribityllumazine synthase yields the protein MKIIEGNKYAPGKKFAIVISRFNDFIGSSLLEGAVDELKRTGGVKDEDITVVYVPGAVELPLAAKRVAMKKEHDAIIALGVIIRGGTPHFDLVANESNKGLASVSMDYDIPVAFGVLTTESIEQAIERAGTKMGNKGGEAALGALEMVNVLEQI
- the ribBA gene encoding bifunctional 3,4-dihydroxy-2-butanone-4-phosphate synthase/GTP cyclohydrolase II encodes the protein MSLNSAQEIIDDIKAGKMVILMDDEDRENEGDLIIAAEHITPEAINFMATYGRGLICLTMTQERCQQLDLPLMVKNNGAQFSTNFTMSIEAAKGVTTGISAADRARTVQAAVAKGAVPEDIVQPGHIFPIMAQPGGVLTRAGHTEAGCDLARLAGLEPSSVIVEILNPDGTMARRPELEVFAKEHDIKIGTIADLIEYRNLNETTIEKVAECKLPTEYGEFNLVTYKDTIDNQLHYALLKGEVSTDDATLVRVHLQSTFNDTLLSDRSADRSWTLHGAMKYIAENNGVLVILGKQEKTEDLEQLVKAFAAEDAGEKPNYRKFQGTSRTVGVGSQILADLGISKMRLMSLPKKYHALSGFHLEVVDYVEPQ
- a CDS encoding riboflavin synthase, with product MFTGIIEATGTLTELVLKQGDLSARVTSTTLNMDDVQLGDSIATNGVCLTVIEKFADGFRADVSNETLKLTRFGEYQVGQRVNLEKALQPISRLGGHLVSGHVDGVAEVVAVKPNARATEYWLKAPAHLMKYIPYKGSVAIDGISLTVNELDEDKFKLTIVPHTAQETTIADFKVGTLLNLEVDQIARYLERLVHGVPTETEQSTLTTSLLAKAGFIK
- the ribD gene encoding bifunctional diaminohydroxyphosphoribosylaminopyrimidine deaminase/5-amino-6-(5-phosphoribosylamino)uracil reductase RibD; the encoded protein is MSFTQADRTFMARAIELAKQGRFTTTPNPNVGCVIVNNGEIVGEGFHLRAGEPHAEVHALREAAEQAQGATAYVTLEPCSHYGRTPPCAKGLIEAGVSKVIAAMVDPNPEVAGRGLTMLNDAGIETASGLLEEQARALNKGFLKRMELGLPYVICKLAASLDGKTALGNGESKWITGPAARRDVQLGRAQSCAILTGADTVLVDDARLNVRAEELTDIERPVEQWRQPVRVIIDSQNRLHPELALFKIAAPVVILRSDLDNQHNWPHFVEQIKIKIRAGKIDLHAALAALAERNINQVWLEGGATLAGAMHQQGLIDEYLIYLAPKIIGTDGKDLFNSAPLQAMSQVTELTLTEMTPIGTDIRITAHKKGN
- the nrdR gene encoding transcriptional regulator NrdR, whose protein sequence is MHCPFCTAKETKVIDSRLVGSGHQVRRRRECILCHERFTTFEGAELVMPRVIKQDGSREPFNEDKLQNGLHRALEKRPVSTEQIEEVVHQIKSQLRATGEREVPSQLVGECIMEALKKLDKVAYVRFASVYRCFEDVKEFGEEIARLGDE
- the glyA gene encoding serine hydroxymethyltransferase, which produces MLERNMNIADFDPELFQAIQSETTRQEEHIELIASENYCSPRVLEAQGSQLTNKYAEGYPGKRYYGGCEHVDVVEQLAIDRACELFGCDYANVQPHAGSQANAAVFQALLQPHDTVLGMSLAHGGHLTHGSHVNFSGKTYNAVQYGLNEETGEIDYAQVEALALEHKPKMIIGGFSAYSGIVDWAKFREIADKVGAYLLVDMAHVAGLVAAGIYPSPIPHAHVVTTTTHKTLAGPRGGLILSACGDADIYKKLNSAVFPGGQGGPLCHVIAAKAVAFKEALQDDFKAYQTQVVKNAQAMVAVLQERGYKVVSGKTDNHLFLLDLIDKDITGKDADAALGRANITVNKNSVPNDPRSPFVTSGLRIGSPAITRRGFKEAEAGELAGWICDVLDNIEDEAVQAQVKEKVKAICAKLPVYA
- the thrC gene encoding threonine synthase, coding for MKLVNLKDDTQVVSFVEAVKTGLGRNQGVFFPTELKPLGDIDGLLTQPFAQRSAALLKHLIGDELPLDSLQNMCEQAFDFPARLVQVEENKYCLELFHGPTLAFKDFGGRFMAQCIGAFSQGERVTILTATSGDTGAAVAHAFYQMPNVDVVILYPQGKISLAQQKLFTTLGDNIHCYAVEGSFDDCQALVKQAFLDDEFKRTLGLNSANSINISRLLAQVCYYFEAFAQLTPTLRDKVHVSVPSGNFGNVCAAMIAAALGLPVKRLSATTNQNDTVPRYIASGQWQPNATLESISNAMDVSKPNNWPRVESMLDQGYFPKYEFYSRSVSEERTQEVMCQVAKAGYVTEPHTAIAYEGLTLDGQPDETGIFLATAHPAKFRETVEAVLGQAIEMPEALASALEKPCLAEPLQADYGALKDAVLARLKQ
- the thrB gene encoding homoserine kinase, with protein sequence MKRFFAPASIGNFCIGFDSLGAAIAPLDGTLLGDVVSAEAAEQDSFECVGRYAAKLPAAAEENLAYQCLVHFRAHVAANMPGVKLTLEKRLPIGSGLGSSACSVVATFAALDAFAQTRLSQTQMIELMADFEGKVSGARHYDNITPCYLGGLQLTAELVPDRAMSLPFDERWRLVVAYPGFALNTAAARAVLPPQLATHNAVEFAQRLSTFTLLMAQHRFNDALALMRDDIAEPHRAPLIKGYAEAKLSLPELGALTVSISGAGPTLFALCANEQDAKRCQLWLQQHYLNEHGFSHICRLDPQGTREIKEGE